In the genome of Lathyrus oleraceus cultivar Zhongwan6 chromosome 4, CAAS_Psat_ZW6_1.0, whole genome shotgun sequence, the window GAAAATTCAATGTCACGTATTGGAGGTAACCCTGGCACGTCTGATGGGAAAACTTCCGGGAAATCTCATACCACCGGGATCTCAGAAATTTCTACTTCTGGTCTCATGTTGATAGAGTTTAAGAATACATACTTCTGGATTCCTCCCTTTAAATAAATTTTCAATCGGTTGATATTGAGGAATCGGGAAACATCAGGGTCTGGAAAGATTATAGACTTTTGAGCACAATCCAAAACAACGTGATGACTAGATAACCAGTCCATCCCAAGGATCACTCCCAGATGTTTGAGAGGAATGCAAATCAAGTCGACTTTAAGTTTCATGCCCAAGATATTCAAGGGCCATTGTAAACAAGCTTCATTCAAGATTACAGATTCAGCAGACGGTATGGTGACTACCAAATCAAAAGGTAGTACAGTAACATGTAATTTTATAGAATTCACACAATCCACAAAGATGAAAGAATGTGTAGCTCCAGAATCAAATAACACAACAAATCGTTTATTTGAGATTTCACACTCACCTTGGACTAATCCTGAGGCATTTGATGCTTCTTCTCCTCCAATGTGATAGATGTGTCCCTTAGCAGTAAGGTGGGGGATGTCATTATTGTTATTGGTGGATGGTATGTGATCTCTTCTTGGTGCTCTACAATCCTTAGCAAAGTGTCTTGGTTGCTGACAGAGATAACAAAGTCTTGCTCTTTCTGGGCACTGAGTACTCACATGCCACTCCTTATTGCAATGGTAGCATCGAATAGTACCTAAATTTTGCAGCTTCTGACCTCCCTTGAAATGTCCTCGAGGTTGGTCCCTACCATTCCtttggggttgggtgtatggtTGTTGATGCTTTCCTCTATTATTGTGATATTGATGTCCCTGTTTGAAAAAGTCTTAGTGAGAGAAAATTCTCAACAAATTTATAGAATAACTCTTTTTTTCACCTGGGGTCTTAACAGTCCTCCAGCAACCCCTCTATGCAGACGTCCTTGTTTCATTCGTTCCACCTTCTTACATTTCTCCACTAGAGCTTGGAACTGATGAATATCCAAGGGCTCCACGGACTCCTTAATTTCATATCTGAGTCCCTGTTCGAATCTCTCACACTTATAATTCTCATCCACATTGTCACAGAAATAGCAGAAATGTTTGGCTAGGGAGTCAAATTTGTCAGCATACTCAGCTATAGTCATGCTGCCTTGGTAAAGCTTAAGGAATTGGGCCTCTTTCTCCGATCTAGCACTTGATGAGAAATACTTGTCCAAATTTTTTTGCTTGAAAGCATCCTAGCTCAATGCTTCATTATTACTCTCCATTAGCTGTTTCGCACCTCGCCACCAAGATTCAGCCTCTTCCCTAAGCAAAAAGGTTACGTATTCCACCTTCTTAGCATCCTCACAATGGAGTATTTCGAAGATCTTCTCCATCTCCTGTATCCATATATCAGCTTTATCTAGGCCATGTTCTCCATTGAATTTTGATGGATGTTGTCGATTAAAATCAGTCAGTCCTCTTGCAGCAGCAACAACCTCCTCTCTCTGATCCCTTAGTGCCTCACGTTGAGCTCGAATTGCAGCTTGTTGAGCATAATTTGCTGCTTGTTGAACACTAGTTGCAGACTGTTGGGCCATAGCCTTGGCCATCGCATGTATTGCCTGAATGGTGCTTTCCATGTCAGGAATTGGTTGGGGATTTTGTTGAATGGTAGGAGCTCTTCGTGGAGGCATCATAGCTTCCTACAATTGCACTTGCATTAAAAGGATTTTCAAGATCTCATTCCAACGCTTGGGTTAGAAATATCGGGGTGTCTAAAGTAATCTTTTAGGTGTAAAAGTCTATTTTACAACCTCTTCCAAAAATAAAGATTCACAACATTAACTTAacatattaaaattaaaataagtaattcatGCATAACAATCTTCATAATCATGCGACATACAAGATCATCCCACCTAAAACGTTTGTCCATGGATTATTGCTATGATACCAATTGTAACATCCTGGAATTTTATCCGAGATATTAGTAATATTTAgattatttaaaattttatggatatatatatattttctttgAGTATTTATAAAATAACTAGAGAAAGTGAACTTAATTAAAATTAAGAAGTTGTTCAAATATTCCTAGCGGAAAGATCCATGTCCGCAATTCTAAACGAGTTTAAAAGTGCAAAGACTTATTGAAATATAAATAGTGTACCGTCATATTTTATTTATTACATAAAATACTAATAGTTTGGAAAACCTTGTTTTCCCTCGTGCACGCTTCAAGAAATGTATTCAATAATTCCTTTTTCCTTCTGTACCTAAAATCATAATTGTAAAGGGTCAATTTCCTTATCCATATTGATTCATACTCACCATAAGAAAATATCACAAAATAATAACAAAACTTCACCAATTCAAAATATAATTATTAGTCCTTTCATctaaaatgtttttttttatatcatatgaaatgcaatatgacTCTAGTGACTACATGACACACACAAATGATCCGGATAAATAAAGCCTATTCCAATGGGAAACTGCCACACAGGCTCCTGCCACAAAGGCCGAAAAGCGTCAAACTTGCCACAAAGGCCGAAAGCGTCAATCTTGCCACAAAGGCTACTGCCACAAAGGCCAAAAGCGTCAACTTGCCACAAAGGCTTAACACAATGACACCTCTATACATCTTATATGATGCATGTCTTAATAATATAATAAGTCATTCTCCAAAAGTACAGGTGACCAGAGACTACCAAAAACTAGTCCTTATCATTATCTATTTTTATTTTCCTTTGATTTTTATAAACTAGTCATCAATAGAGAGATATAATCTTCACAAGTTTTAGGACAATATAATTATATTCATAATGTCTATACATTTTGTGACAATATAGTTATATTTATAATATCTATAAATTTTGTGATAACATTATTATATAGGTATCAACTTAATAATATACTACATATAACTTTTTCCCCAAAATATATGGTGGACAAAATAAAGAATAAATAAACATGCAGCAATCCAAATCAATACCACCAAGATTGAAATGAAACTTCGCACTTAAATAATATACTTCATTCTTATagataaataattaataaaacTATCATCATAGAACATATAATATGAATTCTTTTTTTTATTTACTCGTTTTAGTAGAAATTGTAAAATTTCTATCAccaaattaataataataattaagCCATATTTTCTCACACATTTGTTTTTGGTACAAATTATTTTACTACATCTACTCTACCTTTATGTTCAATCATTTCTCCCTGTCTATTTCATTTTGAGAAGGTTAATATTATCATGGATTAAGGTATGATGTCTTGGAATGAGTTCCATTTTTATTAAAGACAAATGAAGAAATCTAACTAGATCATGAGAAAAATGAATAACTCTTACATTACCATACTGGAAAACTTTATATGCATactaaattttatttttttatcaatATATGAAAATGTGCATGTATCCATTAACATATGGTATCTCATAAACAAGTTACATAGCTAAtcaaatgcaagataaaaataTATTGAGAACATAAtcaattaaatttaaaataagatCAACAACATACAACTAATACATGAATCAAATGAATATAGTGCTCCCTTTTATTAAGAATTTCCGTAGAAATGCCCAAGATAAGCGGTAGTAAAAAGAGAGTGATgattttgtttgtgttttttttatttcACGTGTGAGATGAGATGAGTTTGTGAGTATTTATACAAGTGGAAGTTGGGAAATAAGAGGAATATGAGTGGCTCCTAATAAAAGAAGCACTAGAGAAAACTAATCAATTAATTATAAGTTTTAGGATAGTGGAATGTGTATAGTAtcattttattaaattaattCAATATTACTTTATTCTAACTATTCAATTCCTAGTGCTCATAACACACTTATCTAGAATTGATCATTCTCACTCAAATGATATTTCACATTACTTTTCTATACACATGTTATGTATCCTTTTGTTTTCCCCACTCATAATTATCATAATTCATATAATAGCATATGCACTACTTAATTCCTTAAAACTTAAATTAGAAAATAATAAGACACATATTCTTTTATTTTAGACTTATTGAATATATTAATTCAAACTTAATTTATGAAATGCTACTAACAATAACAcatatatttttaaatattagattatttatttttctttaaactaataaattatttattatttattatagTCACATTAGATTGACTCATTTAAATAAATgtataaaatataaaattttaCTTATTTAAATAAAATAGAGAATTACAATCCTTGCTAAATTAACTATCTTAAGTGAATAAAATATTTGATTTCATTATCACTTAAAAAAATATATGgttctaattatttaattaatcaaataGGATATTATGATTAAccatttaaataaaataaataactaaaTAACTAGATGAGTCTAGTTAGTTACTTAAAATAGAGGGTGTTACaggggggatgagaaaagaattcattaattatgtttttgtttttgacaagaccttcgaacttgtgcctacgtaccaacataaaatgagggatcaaaacctcgtagttcgtggtaacaatttcaaagtggatgcattgcttttaacaaaaatttaagttttaacaaaggcacaaaaggcctaaaaagttttgaatgagtgttagttctttttgtcttttgaaattttaagtcaagtatagttaagttcatttacaaatttgattaagaaaagagtttaaaagttcaatggcataagaccaaagtttctaatttgcaatatggtctaagtttagaaatcacaaacaaataagattttgaaagagggggagatttgaaattaaagaagtagggaagatatgaagagactaatcctaagcaaaaatttaaaagttaagagttgaaaagatctaactaatgggttgcaatccaatagacaagaatgtcatatagaaacccaaatttcccttggactttagaatcaagcaatatcaatacacaaatagcaagatgaagagcaaggcgtcaaataaagatagccacatccaaacttatcaactccatgatcttcttcataatcttccgtttatcagatgaattcaaagataggcactaggcacaggttcaaagtaacaacttcaataagaccatgtatcagatgaactcagatgggatcacaatacttgcttcagatgaagtttcaaatcacaagcacttggttttatgaaagttggcattggccaagtccttttgcatatggaatgttgcctaattctaagtccaaagtctcagagcaaaccaacagtccacacaaaatgtcttttagggttttttgttgttattatgtacattaaggtcaaaagaccacaaacacaaataagtatatacaatcacaaaataatcacaagatatggctcaaatgagcaaagtgaaaatgacattaaagtaaacaagtaaaatggtatgaataatggcaaatgaataaaggctaaaaattaaagtgcataaaagtaaatagcttgaaattaaatgttagttgttagttgattagaagttagtattgcttttgcttgtttaagtcattctttggagaacactcaacccactattcacaagcatggatccttgaaccaagacatcttccaaaggaaggaaaaaatgtcaagtttccatacaataccatgaaaggggagagacttacaatctcacttactagaatgttatgccttttatgtcaacAATTTATCAgtatgttaagcaatcgtaattggacttatatagaagttacaactatttgaggtcgggcaatagaaattttagtgttaatgcatgttagagacatggtattatgaaccatgctcctaaaacataccacacttaaaaataatatgcaaaagggtggatctaatctcatccacactcatgttgattttacaatcaactagccttaggatatgaagatatcataggtccatgaaatgaatgaggggagaatgggattgagatgaagagggaggggaaatggaatcaacacaaattggtcaaaggaggacttttatcaaattaaaatcattcattcatttttggagataaaatgtacatttcatccatcccctaaatccaatgattttaactcaacaaagtcaaatcaacattgaccaaggcccaacaacacaagtcaaaactcaacaagtcaaatagaagctcaacacaatttattttgcaattaaacaattaaaatcaattaaataatgcattaaatcaaattatggtttgtcaaattcctaaaacctcatcaaaagaccaaaaaaatggccatgaggtttatcataagtcaaacaaggtcaaaggaccttggagaaaaaattcataatttttggaaacttaaaagtatttttaaacaattaaaaatattcacaaaatcaattaaatcatggaaaatattaataatgatccaaaaaataattttaattcagaaaatgaaagagggatttattttaaaaaaaattggtgaaactctcatattttttggatcaatattaaaattaatatgaattaatgaaaataaaccaaataaaatgaaaattagaaaataagaaaaaatgtggaccacttgatctccctcattattgaggtggcagatcaagtggttgcTAGCACGCATTCCACCATGGGCATGAGTCAGCGTgcaacacaagtggtaatcaatTTCAACGTGCGAGATTagaacatttcaaatggatcatgtggttctgATGAGTGTCAACGcatcaccggagccaaagctccggtctccttctctGGTGAGCTTCACCAGACTGTTCACTCACAACtatcaccaaaattaaaaataaggacatgaatttaaagtaaaaatgatcaggagctcgaatctgacctcaatttatcctaactccaagtatattgaaagatacaaggagttgaaatttaaggtgctcgatttgagttgcttcgatttgacctcaaagcaactcaatcttgtcgcctacattggtaggaattaagacaaccaaagatccaagagaattatgaagaactgagtgagaatcgaagagatgaaaaattctggaaaataccttcaatgcaggtttGTACTCaattgatcttgctcttgcttgctcAGGACACTTGATATAGTAGAATTGAATGGACAAAAGGCTCAGGAaccttggagatttgaatctcaaaacagtgagattcaaactcaattttcaatggaaattatcaagattatcctttgaaatgagagggTTTGGAGGTTTGGAATCAAAGCTGGCATGCAGGGTCCTTGTTTCTGAGCATAGATggctctatttatagcaaaaccaattgatatttgcacacttgaaatggaatccaaaaatagcaatgtacattgcatgggtgcatgggcgtgtaacAGGCCCATATAATCACTtcttctgatccataattgaATACAAGCATTGatgagatcatgttggaatgttatgcattggtgtatggaatgttcaagttcaatttgtgccaaatgatcactcatgttcaagccatgtgcaacccattcaaatcttgtccaaaatggatgaatttggactttttggaaaggttagatcaataggaacaactctcatgttgaacattttttcatttgaagcttgtatcatgatgaagtttgaggtggaagttgggaaaatcaaacatgtcaaaaaaaattctaagtgtcaagccacatgtgcacttattccaccttggccaactttttatgtgagcttcaaatgagaaatgttccttcatcaaagttgtatctatttcaaaggccttcaaaatggtcacaaatttgatctcatttggatttaatatgaaggagttctgcatttttgaagttgaggaaaatcacttgttcaatgacattggtccaaaatgacttataatgtatcctcatatcacatgcacaaAAAAGTTGAATTTGTTCTTCCTCAAAACATGAAAGTTTAAGTAGgaatcttgaatttgattttgaaacttgtaaatatttcatctcataaaaaatgagcaagttatggtcttgggaagttgacctccaaattacacaaaatgacctataatctttcaccataaaaaatgactttccaagcaaaactagatctagacctcaacatgaaagttgtttggaatgtaatttagagtaactttaatattggaatcattttcatatgacatGAATTGTAGGGGATAGGGTgtagggaaccccagttttgatcagatgagttcctctggtcaaccaccatcaaccaacttgctaacttgcaattctcttgacttttgggactcatggaggatcatatatgcataatatgattaaatttgaagtatcccttgaaatatttgatcaattggtgaagaagcttgttgaggaagttacacaagatacctagatgaattagggtttacaaggcaaaccaactccaaactcttggtgatttcttgatcaaaataacatgtgaagaccatggggattcatatatgatgcttagagacataTTAAACCAAttttgattgagctccttgccttgagggtcttaaaccctagatgtgagcttgatagatcaaaggtgagcacatgccctacctacaaaagagttagtatacaaagacatatttttggttttttggttagtaaagatgataaaatacaaagtaagatacaataaaatgtgcttggtgatctctcccaatgctAACCCAATGAATGAAAGGCTAAGGAGGATgctgttgaaagagtatatcttcggcaaatatttttgtatcgtatccacagagattggttgatattaccgccgttctataattcaaatgttataagtttagaaagtaacagggttgttttgtttggaaaaatatcttgttaataaatgttaacaaaactattaagtggttttagacaaatataaaagcttggcaagattggagttcactatttcaaatatctatgattccctatgataaataattagattcaagattattgatgacgttcaaatatcctctcaaagtcatttatgtctaaatgatatcgtgatagttactatattgatccttagacgatctctccacctaactatcaatatagtaaccttgaatgttcaatatcaaagaatagtaatgaataaatctatctctacaacttattcactacttgaaaatctgttttatgtctaaactcgagtagtctctctcgacaactactcaaatctggttttcaacttaaagcaaaaacagtaatcaatacatcaacaatctctatctcatatataaatcaaagttaatacatagatagatgagaatagctactacctccaatcttgacaaaagggagtttagctcctcatcaccattgttacaaagcagaaagttttagtagaaaaactctgtttttctctcttcAAAAACTCTCCCAATATCAATGTGTAATGTTAAGGAATGAATgcctagaataatgtattttctctcctaaaagagttgacatttcctcAATTGCTCATTTCCATCCAAAGCAAAAAAGCTATCCCAAGGCAaacaccaaaatggcaaaaccagctggccttcaaaacagcacttttgacccaaaaatcagtttgctggattcgcagggttcgcggggcgaactttgttcgcggggcgaactggtcctgtcatgcagttcgcggggcgaactttgttcgcggggcgaactgaagctgcctcagtttccttgttttgcaagcttcatccaaaatcttccatattatgatgctgcaatccaaagctttctcatccaaaaattctacaaaactaacaaatatgtgaaataactattcaaaacaaaataaattaaacctaattgcatttatacaaaatagtgagaataaaagtgtgtaattacatcaaaacttggtaaaagggaccaataaaatggtataaaaagtagtactaattggtccctaacaactctccccaacttagcattttgtttgtccctaaacaaaagtttccacccttacaatcaaagcaatgacacaaaagattgaaacaaggatttaccaagaacattcaaatggttcaaaagtgtttggcattttctcaattcacctatctcaattctagacaaaatatgaataagggaaatggtaaagtgcaaaaatcattccaaggaattcaaagccatatatgtcaaaattgaatcaagcttacacacacatcataataatgatgaataacatgaagggttactttcactcatccaagcaattaaatcaacaacaactcaaatcatgcggttatcacaacaagtaccaaatcatgtgaaaaatgagaatcaagaggtctttcaaaggttgtaatgtggcttaggttacaagaaaggatatgattaagacaattcaaccaaattgcctatcctaagggagcattcccaaagattcactctacacaatttccctttctttgatccctatctttttctttttctttttcttttcaaatccacacaaccatgagcatttcctttgcttttctttttctaattttTTCTATGCTTTATGGTTTCAAGGGcgatttctttttcttgtttcttttcatatttttaccctttcatagaaactcacttttccaagtttctaatcaacttttcactttactctccccaactttagattccaaaaccaaattcattcaataatgctccctacttagacataagcaaaaggcaaaattttgcaaacaactcggtttgaggtttcaactgatacgaaagaaattaggattcatttattccacaatttcaattgattttacaatgatcaatcaaatgaatcctaaattaagctcaaagggggttaactaaggattattcctcacaaggttagttgattcaaactttttggtcaagtggtttttctcacaaacaatgcctctatcattttcaaaaatttcacacaaaaatggattgatgcatgatttagcatgataagaatgagttaaaacaatgctcggtttcccactttttagtgtacaatggaaagtctcCTCACAACTGGctaagtcctattttgattcaaaaatgacatatacttcaatgaatttatgacatggaatttgcacacaccatcaaactactcatgttaagtctagaaagcgataaagtgtaccttgaaatgccgacactaattcttatcatcaccactcgaagtgtcctatgcttctttttttgcgatcatttctcggttgcttaaagcttgacttatgagtaagaacaattaaacaaaaatgttggcaaaccaatatttgattaaaacacacttaaatttcaaaaagtattcatgcaattatcaagacacactctaaaattcaacaaactcctcaatcttccttcaactcatcgccatggcttacaccacctcctgcaccccccaaaattttggcctgccctcaggccacttaGCATAATCAACAAAATCCTCTTAAGAAAGGAATGGAAAggggaagttttgaaatttggaggtttggatgtggagtagcgaggttgttgaaagaatctcctaagttcgtgaaaataggaatgaaacaaaaatgatataaaacaaaagttttttttttttttttttttttttttttttttttttttttttcagttcgcggggcgaattttgttcgcggggcgaactgaaggaaatttcaaaaaaaattagtTCTGTTTTTtactgttcgcggggcgaactggtcctgtcatgcagttcgcggggcgaactttgttcgcggggcgaactgtaaaaaccagaacccaatttttttcaaaatttaacacagcaaaaactcacacagcagaaaaaaaattaaaatacaaacttacaacgttgggttgcctcccaacaagcgctttgtttaacgtcgtttgaGCTTGACGGTCCACTGATTAGCCCGGTTTAAATAGAGACACGACATCCACATCACGATTTATGTCGCCACCATGGTAAACTTTGAGTCTTTGACCATTTACGGTCCAACTCTCgtgtgactttggatcctcgattacaatggctccataattccgtacttccttgacaacGAACGGTCCTGACCCTTTTGGCTTCAGCTTACCCGGTAATAACTTGAACCTTGATTTGAAAAGCAGTACCATTTGTCCGACATGAAACTCCTTGCGACGGGcctttccatcatggtatttttcttcaattgcatcatttcggaatgaatcatgtttgtcatgtggatgcttcatagctttaaaaagattaaaggtcacctcttcgtcttgcactcttaccttcattagtccatcatctacgtcaatcatcatccgagttgttttcataaaaggtcttccaagagttaggggcacatcacggtcctcatccatctccactattacgaaatctaccggaaacaagaatttgtccaccttcactaacatgtctttagcaattccgtatggtaaagtggtagacttgtcggctagttgtaaagtcattctcgtcgatttaatctcaacattccctaatcttttaacaatggagagagggattaaatttatactagagcccaagtcaatcaaaccatttccagtgtatgtgcttccaatggtcaccggtagaacaacccggcccggatcggactccttccttgggagagtcttttggatgatagcactacaccgtgcatcaagcagtatggtctcgtcttccacgtgtctccttttctttgtaagaatgtccttcatgaacttggcataccgtggcatttgttctaatgcatcagcaaatggaatattgatttgaagctgcttgaagatgtccataaaccgtgcatagtgtctagcgttatccttctttgatggtgcgtgtggatatggt includes:
- the LOC127136554 gene encoding uncharacterized protein LOC127136554, which codes for MTIAEYADKFDSLAKHFCYFCDNVDENYKCERFEQGLRYEIKESVEPLDIHQFQALVEKCKKVERMKQGRLHRGVAGGLLRPQGHQYHNNRGKHQQPYTQPQRNGRDQPRGHFKGGQKLQNLGTIRCYHCNKEWHVSTQCPERARLCYLCQQPRHFAKDCRAPRRDHIPSTNNNNDIPHLTAKGHIYHIGGEEASNASGLVQGECEISNKRFVVLFDSGATHSFIFVDCVNSIKLHVTVLPFDLVVTIPSAESVILNEACLQWPLNILGMKLKVDLICIPLKHLGVILGMDWLSSHHVVLDCAQKSIIFPDPDVSRFLNINRLKIYLKGGIQKYVFLNSINMRPEVEISEIPVV